A section of the Engystomops pustulosus chromosome 3, aEngPut4.maternal, whole genome shotgun sequence genome encodes:
- the IRS1 gene encoding insulin receptor substrate 1, whose translation MASPTDPPPQENFSDVKKVGYLRKPKSMHKRFFVLRAASETGLARLEYYENEKKWRHKSGAPKRSIPLESCFNINKRADSKNKHLVALYTKDECFAIAADCEQEQEGWYQALVDLHNRGKTHQHHHYSEGAANGVHDGVNGEDVYGEITPPGLAFKEVWQVIMKPKGLGQIKNLVGIYRLCLTHRTISLVKLNSDAAAVVLQLMNIRRCGHSENFFFIEVGRSAVTGAGEFWMQVDDSVVAQNMHETILEAMKALSDEFRPRSKSQSSSNCSNPISVPLRRHHLNHPPPSQVGLNRRPRTESVTATSPAGGTGKHGSSSSFRVRASSDGEGTMSRPASMDGSPVSPSASRAQSHRHRGSSRLHPPLNHSRSIPMPTSRCSPSATSPVSLSSSSTSGHGSTSDCLCPRRSSASVSGSPSDGGFISSDEYGSSPCDFRSSFRSVTPDSLGHTPPAREEDLNNYISMGKSNNLIQRSTPQRYLSSRVDENSDLDKVFRKRTHSSGTSPPTVSHQKTPSQSSIEEYTEMMPSYPLRLSSFRHSAFVPTYSYPEECLDLHLENNRPNHSDDGYMPMSPGVAPVPTKNGDYMPMSPKSVSAPQQIINPRRHTEVDSNGYMMMSPSGSCSPDSCNYSKIWTNGANPKLSIESNDGKLACSDYINMSPASGSTTSTPPDCYLNTVEEPSKPVYSYFSLPRSFKHVHRKNEDGHSRISVNSGRPLYTEESSSSSTSSDSLGGQETQQSRKSEITLQGRSSRLTRPTRLSLETSSKASTLPRAREPALPPEPKSPGEYVNIEFNEKMFPGGLISSVHLPSYVQSRVVPQRENLSEYMNMDLKHWRAKNAYALCKPVSTVCSTDVCTSRPPVRAKPMQRDYMSMQLGSLCSDYSQLPPARTTPKPISPSCNSNYAEMTIGGVPDNLPAPQPSTNTSLTETTCSLLGQGTGPSAFTRVSLSPNRNQSAKVVRAGDPQGRRRHSSETFSSTPTTARVSAGPVSGDDVKRHSSASFENVWLRPGESIRRESQQPSDHHHNGLNYIDLDLVKDLSGLEHCNPHQTGITHPSDDPSAYASITFHKLDERRSQAETEE comes from the coding sequence ATGGCCAGCCCCACAGACCCTCCACCTCAAGAGAACTTCTCTGATGTCAAGAAGGTGGGCTACCTTAGGAAACCTAAGAGCATGCACAAAAGATTTTTCGTGCTCCGGGCAGCCAGCGAGACGGGTTTAGCCCGTCTGGAATATTATGAGAACGAGAAAAAGTGGAGGCACAAATCTGGGGCCCCAAAAAGGTCCATTCCACTGGAAAGCTGCTTTAATATCAACAAGAGGGCGGATTCTAAGAACAAACATCTAGTTGCCCTCTACACGAAAGACGAGTGTTTTGCCATTGCTGCTGACTGTGAACAAGAACAGGAGGGCTGGTATCAAGCTTTAGTGGACCTGCATAATCGGGGCAAGACCCATCAACACCATCATTACAGTGAAGGAGCTGCCAATGGGGTCCATGATGGAGTCAATGGAGAGGATGTCTATGGAGAAATCACCCCCCCTGGACTGGCCTTCAAGGAAGTGTGGCAAGTCATCATGAAGCCAAAGGGTTTGGGGCAGATTAAAAATCTTGTTGGAATCTACCGCTTGTGCCTGACCCACCGAACAATCAGTTTGGTTAAACTTAACTCAGATGCCGCCGCTGTAGTATTGCAGCTCATGAACATCCGCCGCTGTGGACATTCGGAaaatttcttctttattgaagTTGGACGCTCTGCAGTTACCGGGGCTGGTGAATTTTGGATGCAGGTGGATGATTCTGTTGTGGCGCAGAATATGCACGAGACCATCCTTGAAGCTATGAAAGCATTGAGTGATGAATTTCGACCTCGTAGTAAAAGTCAGTCTTCTTCTAATTGCTCCAACCCTATTTCGGTGCCTCTCAGGAGGCATCACCTCAATCATCCTCCACCAAGCCAAGTAGGGCTGAATCGGAGACCTCGTACAGAAAGTGTTACGGCCACATCTCCCGCAGGAGGAACTGGTAAACATGGGTCTTCATCTTCATTCAGGGTTCGAGCTTCAAGCGATGGAGAAGGTACAATGTCAAGGCCTGCCTCAATGGATGGTAGTCCAGTCAGCCCAAGTGCCAGTAGGGCCCAGTCGCATCGGCATAGAGGCAGTTCTCGGCTTCACCCACCTCTTAACCATAGTCGCTCCATTCCCATGCCGACAAGTCGTTGCTCACCCTCTGCTACAAGTCCTGTAAGTTTATCATCTAGCAGCACCAGTGGGCATGGCTCCACTTCTGACTGCTTGTGTCCTCGGAGATCCAGTGCCTCTGTTTCAGGGTCCCCCAGCGATGGTGGTTTTATTTCTTCTGATGAGTATGGATCCAGTCCATGTGATTTCCGGAGCTCCTTCCGGAGTGTTACTCCGGATTCTTTAGGGCACACGCCTCCAGCTCGAGAAGAAGATTTGAACAACTACATCAGCATGGGTAAATCCAACAATCTTATACAGAGAAGCACACCACAGAGGTACCTGTCAAGTAGGGTTGACGAGAATTCTGACCTTGACAAAGTGTTCAGAAAGAGGACTCATTCCTCAGGTACATCCCCGCCTACTGTTTCCCATCAGAAGACCCCTTCTCAGTCATCAATAGAGGAATACACTGAGATGATGCCTTCTTATCCCTTGCGCCTCTCATCCTTTAGGCACTCTGCTTTTGTGCCCACTTACTCATATCCAGAAGAGTGCCTAGATCTCCACCTGGAAAATAACAGACCAAACCACAGCGATGATGGCTATATGCCAATGTCACCAGGTGTTGCTCCTGTGCCTACTAAAAATGGTGACTACATGCCCATGAGTCCAAAGAGTGTGTCTGCCCCACAGCAGATTATTAACCCAAGAAGACATACAGAGGTGGACTCCAATGGCTATATGATGATGTCTCCAAGTGGCAGCTGCTCGCCAGACAGCTGTAACTATAGCAAAATTTGGACAAATGGTGCCAACCCAAAGTTGTCCATTGAGAGCAATGATGGAAAATTGGCTTGCAGTGACTATATAAATATGTCGCCTGCTAGTGGTTCAACTACAAGCACTCCTCCTGATTGCTATCTGAACACTGTTGAAGAGCCATCCAAACCTGtctattcttacttttctttgcCAAGGTCCTTTAAGCATGTCCACCGGAAGAATGAAGATGGCCACTCGCGCATATCTGTAAACTCAGGTCGTCCTTTGTACACTGAGGAGTCATCCTCTTCTTCCACAAGCAGTGACAGTCTTGGAGGACAAGAAACCCAGCAGAGCCGGAAGAGTGAAATTACTCTCCAAGGGAGGAGCAGCAGATTGACCAGGCCCACGCGGTTGTCCTTAGAAACCAGTAGTAAGGCCAGCACGTTGCCTAGGGCTCGCGAACCTGCTTTACCTCCAGAGCCAAAAAGCCCTGGAGAGTATGTGAACATAGAGTTCAATGAAAAAATGTTTCCTGGAGGATTAATCTCATCAGTGCATTTACCTTCTTATGTGCAGAGTAGAGTTGTTCCTCAGAGAGAAAACTTGTCTGAATACATGAACATGGACCTCAAGCACTGGAGGGCAAAAAATGCTTACGCTTTATGTAAACCTGTCAGTACTGTGTGTTCCACAGACGTATGTACTAGTCGCCCACCTGTTCGGGCAAAACCTATGCAGCGGGACTATATGAGCATGCAGCTTGGTTCTCTTTGTTCAGACTACAGTCAATTGCCACCTGCTAGGACCACTCCCAAACCCATTTCTCCATCTTGTAACAGCAATTATGCAGAAATGACAATTGGTGGAGTCCCCGATAACTTGCCTGCTCCACAACCTTCTACAAATACAAGCCTAACAGAAACAACCTGCTCTCTCCTGGGCCAGGGCACTGGCCCAAGCGCATTTACCCGTGTCAGCCTAAGCCCAAACCGCAACCAGAGTGCCAAAGTTGTCAGGGCAGGTGACCCACAGGGCAGGAGGCGACACAGCTCAGAGACCTTTTCTTCTACCCCTACCACAGCCAGAGTAAGTGCTGGACCCGTTTCTGGAGATGATGTAAAGAGACATAGTTCTGCTTCATTTGAGAACGTCTGGCTAAGGCCTGGAGAGTCTATTAGGAGAGAGTCACAGCAACCTTCAGATCATCATCATAATGGCCTCAACTACATTGATTTGGATCTAGTTAAAGATTTAAGTGGCCTGGAACATTGTAACCCTCATCAGACTGGGATCACCCACCCCTCAGATGATCCAAGTGCTTACGCTAGCATCACTTTCCACAAGTTGGATGAACGCAGGAGTCAGGCAGAGACAGAAG